The following coding sequences lie in one Rutidosis leptorrhynchoides isolate AG116_Rl617_1_P2 chromosome 4, CSIRO_AGI_Rlap_v1, whole genome shotgun sequence genomic window:
- the LOC139840895 gene encoding uncharacterized protein, translating to MVKDCSVLVDKVILPRAVNSIESLRNGLVPKKVEVFIWRARLGRIPVRFELDKRGIDLNSVRCPICDGDIETVEHILFSCQMAKDIWAKVLKWWGYNSALFGYEDIFNGTFGYVAHDHKRNQWQAVCWVVCYIIWKNRNAKVFKNKLETVPSLFSEVQVLSYDWISRRCKGHIMDWLQWFSQP from the coding sequence ATGGTCAAGGACTGTTCGGTTCTAGTGGACAAAGTCATCCTACCACGTGCGGTTAATTCAATTGAGTCGTTGCGAAATGGTTTGGTTCCAAAAAAAGTAGAGGTGTTTATTTGGCGGGCGAGATTAGGTCGTATACCGGTAAGGTTCGAGTTAGATAAACGGGGCATCGATTTGAACAGCGTGAGATGTCCGATTTGTGATGGTGACATTGAGACGGTGGAACATATACTTTTTTCTTGTCAAATGGCCAAAGACATATGGGCGAAAGTCCTTAAATGGTGGGGGTATAATTCGGCTTTATTCGGGTATGAGGATATTTTTAATGGTACCTTCGGCTACGTAGCACATGATCACAAAAGGAACCAATGGCAAGCGGTTTGTTGGGTGGTTTGTTACATTATATGGAAGAATCGAAATGCAAAGGTGTTCAAGAATAAGCTCGAGACGGTCCCATCTTTATTTAGCGAGGTTCAAGTTCTTTCATACGATTGGATTTCACGACGTTGCAAGGGTCATATTATGGATTGGCTTCAATGGTTCTCACAACCTTAG